GTACCATTTTTTCCCCCGTCGAAATGACAAACGGATGAACGAGTCCGTGAAAAGCAGATGCACGAGATCGATCACCACATCTCCCACGCCCTGGCCTACCGATGTTTCCCTCGCATCCCTTcttccggtcgccgccgccgcacgcacCGGGCGCCCTAATCTTGTCTCGTTTCTCCCGTCCTCCGTGGTACCAGGACCGCAGCAGTGACAGCGATGACCATGACCAGGACCACGAGCAGGTAGTTCTCCCATCATCCGCATGCAGGACCAGGACAAGGCTGCAACAGTGACAGCCACGGGAAGATGAGCCGAGAATTGTGAAAAATCACAAAACTGTCCCTTTGACCAAAGTTTAACATAAAATGGCCTtcttttgaaaatatttcacaaAATGGCCCTAACCGCATGACGCCCGCACCCAGGGCGCCATGCCAAGTAACACAACGCTCCGGTCAAGGGCGCCATACTGGTCAGCGGTGACTTGCCACGTTGGCAGGGCATGGCAGCATGGCGCCTCAGGCCAAGGCGCCGTGCTCATGATCATGACACCCCTGCCCGGGGCGCCATGCCCCTTGCGTGAACAAAAACAGAGTACCCCCTGTTTTCCCCTCCACAAACCCTCACTTTTCCCCTTCTCCGCCCCGGCCGCCCCACTCAAGCCCCTCCCTAATGCCCACAAAATTTCGTGGACCGGAGCTCCAAATCGGTGATTTATCCTTCCCTTCGATCCCTCAAGGTATTCTCCATCATTCCTTCTCTTTTTGTTGGTTGAAATCTCCACATTGTGGGGATTTGGGGAAAACCTAGGTCATCCAATTTTGCTATTTTTGTTGATGCATTTTGGTGTTTATGATTCTAGATGGCGAGGATCATCAATGTGCATCATGTGGACTTTGTCTCCTTTGAGAAGGGAGACGCGGACTATGGTGACCCGAAGAAGAAGCCGGTAGTGATGGTGTTTCCCATAAGTCCTAGCCTTGAGGAGGTTTTGGTTGAGCTTCGAAGAAGGTTGAATTGGATGGAAGAAAGCGATGGAGTAGACTTAATCGGAAGGTATAATGTTGGGTATGGGCAACATATTCGTTGGAAGATAATGCCTCTTGACTCCGAGTTTCATTGGGAAGCATATAAAGAGAGTGTGTTGGCCTCACAAGATAAATTATTTGAGTTATTTGCCACAAAGGTTGTTCGTGCTCGGTTGCACATTGATTTGAATCGGTGTGCATCTTCATATGATGCTAGAAGCCCGGTTCGAGATTCAACACATGTCACTCCGAATGTGCATGACACAACAATGAGCCAACCTCCAATAACCCAGTGTTTGAGCCACGTCGGGAATGACCAAGTTGATAATGAAGACTTGCATGGCGCCCCCAACATCAGAAGCTTAAAATGTTTTGCTGTTGGACTTAGCCATTTTCTACGACCATGGCGCCCTAGGCTGGGGCGCCGTGCTGGCAACGCATGGCGCCCTGGGTTGGGGCGCAGTGCTGGCGACGAGCATGGCGCCCTTGGCTGGGGCGCCATGCTGTCAACTGGCCcagttctgtttttgtttttgatTTTGATGAGAATGCTACAAAGTTTCCGACAATAAGTGTTGACAGACATAAATGACACATATCAAAGTTTCCAACAAATAAGTTCGCGACATCAAGTTTTGGACAAATACTACAAGTCCTCGACAAACCATAAGTTCACAACATCAACTTTTGGACAAATACTACAAGTCCTCGACAAACATAAGTTCACGACATCAAGTTTTGGACAAATACTACAAGTCCTTCCCCTTCATCatttccttcctttccccctcttaGCCGGTGCAACATCCTTCCCCTTCACTAAACGCCTTCTCCTCTGCAGCTGCGGCACCTCCTGTAGACACTTTGGGTTAAGTCTGAAAGTAATAAAACCATCTCCCCTACCAATATTGCCCTCCGTTCCGTACGGTTCCCGCGTAACCTATAAgcaaagattaagaaaaaaactaCATTTTTACTATGATTTTTGGAAAACCAAAGAAACCGGAAAGACAAAGCAAGTCTCTACTAAGATAACCTGCTCCGGGGTCATGATGTCAAGCTCGTTGCAGTAGTGCAAATACATGGTCTTTGAATTGCCAACAAAACCTTCAACCTTGTCCCACTTATACGCCCATGTAGGCATACGGTCCTGGTCATCATGATCATCCCACGGGTCGTAACCCTTTGGTGTCGGCCGCCCCACTGGCAAATGCTCCCAACTCCAGATCGATAATAGAAGCATCGGACCACCGATGTTGCCTTCCTTTGACTCTACGACGTTTCTTGGATTCGCACCCCTACGGCACGCCTCGTCCAGCTAGACACAAACAAGAAATATGTCATTACAAACTAGAGAATATTTCTACATGGTGAACACACTATTATAAGCAAAACTACTTACCTGACAATACAAATAAGCCAACGCCGCCATACCCCAACTGAGTCCATGCTCCCACCCAGCAAACAGCTTAAGCCACATAAAGGAAGCGTTCACACCAGTGCCGTCAGAGAAAAGAGCCCGACTGACTACATACCACAAGTATGCCCTGGTATACTGCTGCATTGTTTCATCGTCCGCACCAGCCGGGCATTACCCAAAGTGTTCAGCAATCCAATGATAACTTGCACCGGCGGACTTCCCTTGTACCCCTGGCTCCCTCCCTATGAGTCCAACCATAATCTCACGCCATCCGTTAGAATATGTGCTAAAACAAATAGGCTCTCCTTTGATGGGAAGTCCAGTGATCAGAGAAACATCCTGCAAAGTGACCGTCATCTCCCCAGCATAGAAGTGAAAAGTATGTGTCTCAGGGCGCCATCGGTCAACGAGTGATGTGATCGCACACGGGTTCATCTTCCGCATCGAACGAGACACGAGTGAGATGAAAGGGAGAAGCCCCATCTTCCGAATATACTCCGTGTATCGCTCGTCATACTCCATCTTGTCATGAACCGAACCGGACCTCAGGTGAAGCTGGTCAAAAACCCTTCCTTCATCTGCCATGAACCGTCCACGATGCAATTGATCATACGATGGATGGATAAAAGAACCCATCCTGCAAATTACAAATGTATATGGTAAGCCCCGTTTTCATTTGCAAATATCCGCACTAGTGCAAAAACATACATACATGTGCAAAATTTCTACACTGATTCTTCTTCCATACACCATATATGTGCATATAATTTTCTACAATATCATACACCATATATTTGCACTAATTCTTTCATATACCATATATGTGCGTACATATCCTAACCAAATTCATAGCACTTTCATAAAAATCCTATATCATACATATTCTAAGCCATACATATCCTAAATCACACTAATCCCCACATTATCACACAAAATCCACTATCCATTTAACAaaaggatgaactagggtttcacccAAATCAATCAAATACAGAGATTTCAACCAATAGAAAGAGGGAAAAGGGAGGAGAATACCTTGAGGATTCAAAGGGCAACCGGATCCACCGATCTTCGGCTCAGATTCACAACTCTTGagtggggagagagaggggagattTGAGGGGCGCCATGTGTGGGGAAAGAACAGAGAGAGGAGAGAAGGAACGAACAGAGAGCAGAGGGGCTCAGGCGGCGATGTGGTGAAGGGGTATGGCGCCCCAGGCCGGGGCGTCGTGGTACAGCCCATGGCGCCCTAGGCCGAGGCGTCATGGGCCCAAGGCCATGCCGACGTGGCAGTCAGCGCCGACGCGTATGGCGCCTTTGACCGGGGCGTTATGTTATCTAGCATGGCGCCCCGGGCACGGGCGTCATGGTGCTAGGGCCattttatgaaatattttcagaagAGGGCCATTTTGTGCTGAACTTTGGCCAAAGGGTCAGTTTTGTAATTTTTCAATCAATCTAGCTTCTCGCGCGTGTAAGTAGGTAGTTGCGTTGCGTGCGTACGGGTCTCAGCAGAATCGATTAACTAAGTGGAGTTCAGGGCCTTTAGCGTgggtagtcttcttcttctaaccaAGAACACAGGCAGCTGCATAGCCTATGCTCTATCATATGTTACCGTGTACGCATCTTAGCAGAATTGATCGCTACGTGGGGTTTGGAACCAGCCTTTACCTGAGTGGTCTTCTACTCAAAAGCACCGGCCAGCTGATCGTGCCCGAACCAATGGAGGGTGT
This DNA window, taken from Triticum aestivum cultivar Chinese Spring chromosome 1D, IWGSC CS RefSeq v2.1, whole genome shotgun sequence, encodes the following:
- the LOC123176601 gene encoding protein MAIN-LIKE 2-like → MQQYTRAYLWYVVSRALFSDGTGVNASFMWLKLFAGWEHGLSWGMAALAYLYCQLDEACRRGANPRNVVESKEGNIGGPMLLLSIWSWEHLPVGRPTPKGYDPWDDHDDQDRMPTWAYKWDKVEGFVGNSKTMYLHYCNELDIMTPEQVTREPYGTEGNIGRGDGFITFRLNPKCLQEVPQLQRRRRLVKGKDVAPAKRGKGRK